The following is a genomic window from Staphylococcus capitis subsp. capitis.
CAATTTCAAATGAATACAAATGATGCTATTAAAATTTTAAAAGATAATGGATTAAAATATACAGATAAACGTAAAGATATGTTAGATATATTCGTTGAAGAGGATAAGTATCTTAACGCTAAGCACATTCAACAAAAAATGGATAAAGATTATCCAGGTATATCTTTTGATACTGTATACCGTAATCTTCATCTTTTTAAAGATTTGGGTATTATAGAGAGTACTGAGTTAGAAGGTGAAATGAAGTTTAGAATAGCTTGCACAAACCACCACCATCATCATTTTATTTGTGAAAATTGTGGAGATACTAAAGTCATAGACTTTTGTCCAATTGAACAAATAAAGCAATATTTACCTAATGTGGCGATTCATACCCACAAATTAGAAGTGTATGGTGTATGTGAATCATGTCAAAAAAATGCTTAAATATAGAATAAATTATGATTTAAATATCACAGCAACCTTAGAGGGGTTGCTTTTTTATTTTCAAAAAACTTGATTATTAAAACATAGGCCAATGGTCTGAAAAATTAGTTTCTAAGAATTTTCATGTTTAAATGGCTTTAAACTGAGATATACTAATGATGTAACAAAATAATAAGTAGCTATATAAAATAATTACTATGTAAGCATATTCATTGTTGCTATTAAAGCTACTTGTTATGATAATTGTACAGACAATTTAGGAGGATGATTATTTATGGCTTTTGAATTACCAAAATTACCTTATGCATATGATGCATTAGAACCACACATTGATAAACAAACTATGGAAATTCACCATGACAAACACCATAACACATATGTAACTAAATTAAACTCAGCAGTTGAAGGAACAGATTTAGAAGCTAAATCAATCGAAGAAATTGTTGCTAATTTAGATAGCGTACCTTCAGATATTCAAACTGCAGTACGTAATAATGGTGGCGGTCACTTAAACCACTCATTATTCTGGGAATTATTATCACCAAATTCTGAAGAAAAAGGTGAAGTAGTAGACAAAATTAAAGAACAATGGGGTTCTTTAGATGAATTCAAAAAAGAATTTGCAGATAAAGCTGCTGCACGCTTTGGATCTGGTTGGGCATGGTTAGTAGTAAATAACGGTCAATTAGAAATCGTTACTACTCCAAACCAAGATAACCCATTAACTGAAGGTAAAACTCCAATCTTAGGTTTAGATGTTTGGGAACATGCTTATTACCTTAAATATCAAAATAAACGTCCAGATTACATTAGTGCATTCTGGAACGTTGTTAACTGGGAAAAAGTTGACGAATTATACAAAGCATCAAAATAATTTTGCACATTTGTTAACGGTCTCATTTAGAGACCGTTATTTTTTTGTCAAAATGATAGAAAAATAATCTAATATAATATATCATTTGTATGAGACACGTTGAATAGAGGTAGGTTGTTTTGCTGAAAAGATTAAAAGAAAAATCAAATGATGAGAGAACCAGAAACACCATGAATAAGAGGATTAATTTCGTATTCGGTTTTATCGTGTTAATCTTCGCAATTTTAGTGTTAAGGTTAGGTTATTTGCAAATAGCACAAGGATCACATTATAAGCAATTAATTAAGAATGATGAAAACATAACTGTTAACGAATCAGTGCCGAGGGGCCGTATATTAGATAGAAATGGCAAAGTCCTTGTAGACAATGCTTCAAAAATGGCAATTACATATACTCGAAATCGAAAAACAACTCAACAAGAAATGTTAGATACTGCTAAAAAATTATCTGAACTTATTAAAATGGATACAGATAAAATTACTGAACGAGATAAAAAAGATTTCTGGGTACAAATACATCCTGAGAAAGCAAAACGATTAATGAAGAAAGAACAGTCATTGTTAGAGAGTGGTAATATCACTCAAGAACAATATGATAATCAACAAAGAGACAAAATTGGTAAAAAACAATTAGATGAACTTAGTAAAAAAGATTTACAAGTTTTAGCCATTTATCGTGAAATGAACGCAGGATCTACTTTAGATCCACAAACTATAAAAAATGAAGAAGTTACAGAAAAAGAATATGCTGCTGTATCCCAGCAACTTTCAAAATTACCTGGGGTAAATACTTCAATGGATTGGGATAGAAAATATCCATATGGAGACTCACTAAGAGGAATTTTTGGTGATGTATCTACTTCAACAGAAGGTATCCCTAAAGAACTAACAGAACAGTATTTATCTAAAGGATATTCTAGAAATGATAGAGTAGGTAAATCATATTTAGAATATCAATATGAAGATGTTCTAAAAGGCACTAAAAAACAAATGAAATATACGACAGATAAATCAGGCAAAGTTATAAACTCAGAGGTCATTAATCCAGGTTCAAGAGGTCATGACTTACAATTAACTATTGATATAGATTTACAGAAGAAAGTTGAATCTTTACTTGAAAAAGAAATTTCAACATTAAAAAGCCAAGGCGCTAAAGATATGGATAATGCACTTATAGTGGTTCAAAATCCTAAGAATGGTGACATATTAGCGATGGCTGGTAAACAAATTAATAAACAAGGTAAGTTAAAAGATTTTGATATTGGTAACTTTACAGCTCAGTATGCAGTAGGCTCCTCAGTCAAAGGTGGAACTTTATTAGCTGGCTACCAAAACCATGCAATTAAAGTTGGAGAAACAATGGTTGATGAACCTTTAAAATTCCAAGGAGGTCTTACTAAGCGTTCATACTTTAATAAAAATGGCAGAGTCACAATAAATGATAAAGAAGCCCTAATGCACTCTTCTAACGTATATATGTTTAAAACAGCATTAAAATTAGCTGGAGACCCTTATTTCTCAGGTATGCCACTACCTAAAGATATAGCGATAGCTGGACAAAAATTGCGTAAAGGATTAAATCAAGTGGGCCTAGGTGTTAAAACAGGTGTTGATTTACCTAACGAGACTCCTGGACAAATCGAACCATTGACTAATAATCCAGGTAATTACCTAGACTTGTCTATTGGACAATATGACACATATACGCCATTACAACTATCACAATACGTATCAACGATTGCTAATAATGGGTATAGAATTCAACCACATATCGGTCTTGCAATACATGAATCTACAAATAAAGATGATTTAGGTCCATTAAAACGAATAATTAAAGGAAACGTCTTAAATAAAGTGAACAACTCCGAAAACGAAATTAAAGAAGTACAAGATGGATTTAAAATGGCGTTTAATGAGAAAGACGGTACTGGTTACGCTAGTTTCAAAAATACTGTGGTTCCTTCGGCAGGTAAAACAGGTACAGCAGAGGTATTCCAAAACGGAGAATCTAGAGTTAACTCAACATATATTGGTTATGCACCAATTAAAGATCCTAAATTATCATTCTCTATTGTTTATACTAACCAACCTGTACCACCGCCTTGGTTAAATGGCGGAGACCTAGGCCGAGATGTTATCAACTATTATTTCAGAGACAGAGACAAAAAAGATGATAAAGAGTCATCTCACTCTGACAATAAACAACAAAACGAAAGCACTAATGAAAATAGTAACGCAGATAACAATGATAATTAGATTTGATAATAAATTATTAATAAAATCTTCTTTGCAATTACTTATGTAATTGGTATAATGATAAGGTCGTATTTAGAAAAGGTAAGGAGGAATAATCATGCGCGTAAACGTTACATTAGCTTGTACTGAATGTGGAGATAGAAACTACATCTCAACTAAAAACAAAAGAAACAACCCTGAACGTATTGAAATGAAAAAATACTGTGCACGTGATAATAAACAAACTTTACACCGTGAAACTAAATAATTAGGTTTATCTAAAGTAAACTTAATCTAACTAATCAAGAAACCTCAATTATGAGGTTTCTTTTTTTATAGCTGAGAATACATCTCAACTTAATGACATCATAATTGATTAACGTTATAATATGAGGTGAACAAAGTGGGTGAAAATGTTGAGTAAAAAACATATAAGACGAGCAACAATTGAAAAACTTAAAGGTTTTAATAAAGATAAAAAAAGTATCGCAGATCAATGGTTAGCTAATGAATTATTTAATACACAAGCTTATCAAGATGCTAAATCGATAGGTTTTGTGTTATCAATGCCACATGAGGTCGACACTTATCACTTAATAGAGTCCTCTATAATGAATGATAAGAAAGTCTACGTACCTGAGACAGATTATAAAAATAAGCGTATGTCATTCAAACGCTTATTATCTCTTAATGATATTGAAAAAGATGAAAAAGGAATCTATCATGCTGTTTCAAATACTGAACTTACTAATGACATGGATTTATTAGTAGTCCCAGGTGTTGCCTTTGAAGAGAATGGCTATCGTATCGGTTACGGTGGCGGTTACTACGATAAATTTTTAACTCAATTTAAAACTCGAACTGTTAGCTTGCTATATGATTTTCAACTTACTACATTTGATAAAGAATCA
Proteins encoded in this region:
- the rpmG gene encoding 50S ribosomal protein L33; the encoded protein is MRVNVTLACTECGDRNYISTKNKRNNPERIEMKKYCARDNKQTLHRETK
- a CDS encoding superoxide dismutase gives rise to the protein MAFELPKLPYAYDALEPHIDKQTMEIHHDKHHNTYVTKLNSAVEGTDLEAKSIEEIVANLDSVPSDIQTAVRNNGGGHLNHSLFWELLSPNSEEKGEVVDKIKEQWGSLDEFKKEFADKAAARFGSGWAWLVVNNGQLEIVTTPNQDNPLTEGKTPILGLDVWEHAYYLKYQNKRPDYISAFWNVVNWEKVDELYKASK
- a CDS encoding 5-formyltetrahydrofolate cyclo-ligase, coding for MSKKHIRRATIEKLKGFNKDKKSIADQWLANELFNTQAYQDAKSIGFVLSMPHEVDTYHLIESSIMNDKKVYVPETDYKNKRMSFKRLLSLNDIEKDEKGIYHAVSNTELTNDMDLLVVPGVAFEENGYRIGYGGGYYDKFLTQFKTRTVSLLYDFQLTTFDKESFDQPVDQLIIYNNNVVEE
- a CDS encoding penicillin-binding protein 2; protein product: MLKRLKEKSNDERTRNTMNKRINFVFGFIVLIFAILVLRLGYLQIAQGSHYKQLIKNDENITVNESVPRGRILDRNGKVLVDNASKMAITYTRNRKTTQQEMLDTAKKLSELIKMDTDKITERDKKDFWVQIHPEKAKRLMKKEQSLLESGNITQEQYDNQQRDKIGKKQLDELSKKDLQVLAIYREMNAGSTLDPQTIKNEEVTEKEYAAVSQQLSKLPGVNTSMDWDRKYPYGDSLRGIFGDVSTSTEGIPKELTEQYLSKGYSRNDRVGKSYLEYQYEDVLKGTKKQMKYTTDKSGKVINSEVINPGSRGHDLQLTIDIDLQKKVESLLEKEISTLKSQGAKDMDNALIVVQNPKNGDILAMAGKQINKQGKLKDFDIGNFTAQYAVGSSVKGGTLLAGYQNHAIKVGETMVDEPLKFQGGLTKRSYFNKNGRVTINDKEALMHSSNVYMFKTALKLAGDPYFSGMPLPKDIAIAGQKLRKGLNQVGLGVKTGVDLPNETPGQIEPLTNNPGNYLDLSIGQYDTYTPLQLSQYVSTIANNGYRIQPHIGLAIHESTNKDDLGPLKRIIKGNVLNKVNNSENEIKEVQDGFKMAFNEKDGTGYASFKNTVVPSAGKTGTAEVFQNGESRVNSTYIGYAPIKDPKLSFSIVYTNQPVPPPWLNGGDLGRDVINYYFRDRDKKDDKESSHSDNKQQNESTNENSNADNNDN
- a CDS encoding Fur family transcriptional regulator, with product MNTNDAIKILKDNGLKYTDKRKDMLDIFVEEDKYLNAKHIQQKMDKDYPGISFDTVYRNLHLFKDLGIIESTELEGEMKFRIACTNHHHHHFICENCGDTKVIDFCPIEQIKQYLPNVAIHTHKLEVYGVCESCQKNA